GTCGTCCCAGTTTTTCTGAAACTCATCCGAATTCCGGATAATTCTCATCCCACGGCCACCACCACCGGCAGTAGCTTTGATTATAACCGGATAACCGATCTCTTCGGCAAGTTTAATGCCTTGCTCAACCGTATCAATAAGTCCTTCTGAGCCCGGAATACAAGGTACCCCAGCTTTTTTCATGGTCTCTTTGGCCGTAGCTTTATCGCCCATGAGGTTGATTTGGTCGGCCGTAGCTCCAATAAATTTAATATTGTAATCTTCACATATCCTCGAAAACTCGGCGTTTTCAGACAAAAATCCGTAGCCGGGATGTATCGCATCGGCGTTGGTCAGTTCGGCAGCAGAGATTATACTGGGAATATTGAGATAGGATAGTTTACTGGCTGGCGGACCGATACAAACGGCCTCATCGGCGAATCTTACATGGAGGCTTTCTTTATCGGCAGTAGAATATACAGCTACTGTTTTGATGCCCATTTCTTTACAGGTACGAATAATCCTGAGAGCAATTTCGCCCCTATTTGCAATTAATATTTTCTTAAACATAGCTAAGTTTATGATTCTTTAAACAGGAAACAAATGAGCTAGGCTCAAGAAGGGTCAACCAAAAACAGTGGTTGGTCGTATTCTACAGGAGTGGCATCGTCCACCAATATTTTAACGATTTTTCCTGACACTTCTGATTCGATTTCATTGAAAAGCTTCATGGCTTCCAGAATACAGATTACTTTTCCGGCTTGAATTTCATCACCAACTTCTACAAAATTTGGTTTTCCGGGGCCGCCTGATCTGTAAAAAGTACCAATCATAGGAGCTTTTACTTCAACAAGTTTGCTATTGACAGCAGGTGCTGCAGGTTCGGCATCGGCAACTTCTTTGGCCACAGCGGGTGCTGAGTGCTCCGGTAAATAGCTGATCGGAGAGTTTTCAATAACCGGAGCGGTTACATATCTTACTCCACTTTCTACATTTCTTTTGATCTGAAGTTTCAGCTCAGCAGTTTCAATGTTGACTTCATTCAGGTCTGATTTCGAAATAAAGTCTATTAATTTCTGAATTTCTCTGGTATCCATATTTTTGATTAGGAGTATATAGGTTTTGTTGCAAATGTAATAATTATCAAAACTCAATTACATTTTCACTATTTTTTATTTCTCTTTAACTCTTGAATCGTATTCGTAGGTTGTCGTATTAACTTTGATAAGCTCGTCGTTGTCAATAAATAAAGGCACTTTGATAGTAGCACCGGTTTCAACTTTAGCGGGCTTGGTCGCATTGGTGGCAGTATCGCCTCTTACGCCGGGTTCAGTATATACAATTCTCAGTTCTACATACGAAGGCATTTCAACCGAAAGCGGGGTTTCTGTTTCAGCATGAACAAGGATGTCGATGTTGGTTCCTTCTTTCATCAAATCAGCCTGCGGTACCATGGCCTCATTGAGTGAAATCTGCTCAAAAGACTCATTATCCATGAAGTTGAAGCCCATTTCGTCCTGATATAGAAACTGATACGGTCTTTTTTCGATTCGGGCGGTAATCACTTTTTCACCCGCCGTAAAAGTATTGTCGAGTACTTTTCCAGACTTGATGTTTTTAAGTTTAGTTCTCACAAATGCACCACCTTTACCGGGTTTTACATGCTGAAACTCCACTATAGTATAAAGGTCGTTGTTCCATTCAAGACAAAGTCCGTTTCTGAAATCTGCTGTTGTTGCCATAATTATTTTTCAATATTAAATCTTATACTAAAATACGGATGGGTTTCTCCCAAACCTATATAATCAGTTTTTTTTGAGTTTTTGTAAATGTTAAATATGGATTTTTGTTTTAGTATGCCAAACAAAAATGTAAAGGACTCGTTGATTGTGAAATGTACATAAAGATTAGAGCTTACTGAGTTATTACTTTCCTTAGAAAGGAGGCTACTGAACCTCAGGTGTTTGAATTCCGTATTCGGTTCGATATCGGCCATTGTAGAATCAATGGTTTTTTTAAAGCCAAAATTAAAAATTTCCTGCGATACACCTATACCTACACCTTTGAAAGCCAGTTCGAGACCCACCGGGAAATTTAATTTTGAAGCTTTTGTTTTTTCATTTAATGCAAAAAGCTTTGCATTTTTAATGTCCTTGTGATTCCACGGAACTGCAGTGTAGTTTTTTAACTGGAAGTTTAAACCGGCAATTAGTCTTAAAGCAGGTAGCTTGCTAAATTGAATGGCTTCACCCATAGCAACCTGATAAGTATTACCCGTTTTTGAAGGAGAATATAAAAGACCGTAATTGCTGAATGTCCTTGCATGTTGCCCTTTTGCACTCAATGCCAGGGATAATATCAGAAATATTATAGCCTTTATTTTATTCATATTAAATAGCCCACTTAATATAGACTGATCCCCAGGTGAATCCACCTCCAAAAGCTGCAAGTATCAGATTATCACCTTTTTGGATTTGGCTCTCATAATCGTGCAAACAAAGCGGAATGGTGGCAGCCGTGGTGTTGCCATATCTTTGAATATTGATCATGACTTTATCTTCGCCGATTCCCATTCTGTTAGCAGTGGCGTCGATGATTCGTTTGTTTGCTTGATGCGGTACCAGCCATTTAACGTCATCACCTGTCAGATTGTTACGCTCCATGATTGCTGCAGCTACGTCGGCCATGTTGGTTACGGCAAATTTGAATACTGAAGGACCTTCCTGATGGATGTAGTGCATGTGACCGTCAACAGTTTCATGCGAGGCAGGGTAGCGGCTACCACCACCTTTCATGATCAGGTGATTTTCGCCTGTGCCGTCTGAATGTAGGATATGGTCCACAATACCTTCTTCGCCATCAGTAGGCTCAAGTAATACTGCTCCGGCTCCATCACCAAAAAGCACACAAGTAGTACGATCAGTATAGTCAATAATGGAAGACATCTTATCGGCACCTACTACAACAACTTTTTTGTAGCGTCCGGCCTCAATAAACTGTGAGCCGGTAACCAGAGCATAGATAAATCCGGAGCAAGCTGCCAGAATATCAAAGCTCATGATATTGGGGATTCCCACTTGTGTACATACCAGATTGGCAGTAGAAGGAAACATATAATCAGGTGTAACCGTGGCCACAATGACCAGATCAACGTCTTTAGGATCAGTGTTGGTTTTTTTGAGGAGGCCTTTTACGGCTTCGGCTGCCATGTGTGAGGTGCCAAGTCCTTCTCCTTTTAATATACGACGTTCTTTGATACCGGTTCGGCTGGTGATCCATTCGTCGTTGGTTTCAACTATTTTTTCGAGGTCAGCGTTGGTTAAAACATTTTCAGGTACATAACCGTGAATGCCGGTAATTGCTGCTTTTAAACCCATTTTATAGTCTATTGGCCTAAGCCTTTTAGTTATTAAATACTTCTTTTATTTTTTCTACTACGCCACTTTCAATCTGTCTTTTGGCAAGCAATATCATATTTTTGATGGCTTCAGGGCTTGAAATACCATGGGCAACGATTACGTTTCCGTTTACCCCGATTATCGGGCTGCCACCCACTACCTCATAGTTCATTTTGTCAATGAGGTCGTCATGGATACCTTTTGAAGCGGCATGTTCATAGAGTGATTCGCCCATTTTGAAAAGGATATTTCCGGTAAAGCCATCGGTCACAATCACATCTGATTTTCCATCAAATAAATCGCGGCCTTCTACATTACCTATGAAATTGATTTTTTTGTCGCTTTTCAAAAGCTGATGAGCAGCCTGTGCAAGTGTGCTCCCTTTTTCTTCTTCAGCACCGATATTTAGCAAGCCTACAGTCGGACTTTCGATACCAAGTGCAAATTTGGCATAAAGACTACCCAGTTCGGCAAATTGCAAAAGCACTTCCGGTTTGCAGTCGGCATTGGCACCGATATCAAGCATGATGCTGTAACCCCCTGATTTTAAAGGGAAATATCCGGCGATTGGAGGTCTTTGTAAGCTTCCGATGGTGCGAAGGGTAAACAGTGAGCCTACCATCATGGCTCCAGTATTGCCGGCACTACAAAATGCCGACACCTGACCTTCTTTTAAAAGCTTAAACCCAACTCCTATGCTGGAATTGGGTTTCTGTGAAAATGCCCTTGTAGGGTGTTCATGCATCTCAATTACGTCATTGGCAAATATCAATTCGATACTTCCTTTTCTGTAATCGAGGTCATGCAAAACCTCTAAAATGGCATCTTGTTTTCCGATTAATACAATTTGATAATCTTCTGGTAATGAATGGGTGGCAAGTACTGCTCCTTCTATCACTGCACGGGGTGCAAAATCCCCTCCCATAGCATCAACTGCAATTTTTTTCATCGGCTTTTTAAAATGTAAAATTCAGGAATCTCTTTTCAAACAAAATATTACTGATAGTTTTCAACTACCAATTTTCCGCGATAATAGAGATTTCCTCCCCTTACGTGAGCATGATGACGCAAATGGACTTCGCCTGTTGTTACATCAACAGAAAGGCTTTTTGCCGTAAGTGCATCGTGGGTTCTACGTTTATCTCTTCTGGTTTTCGAAATCTTCCGCTTTGGATGTGCCATATCTAAACAAATTTACTATTACTATACAATAACTATTTTTTATCTTTTATGTTCAGGAGAGCCGCCCATCGTGGGTCAGTTTCCTTACTTTCATTTTCTTGTTCAAAATCCTGATCCTGATAAACCATAACACCATCTTCAGAACCAGCTACTTCCTCCCTGAAACGTGGATGAAGTTTTTTAATCGGAACCTGTAGAAGTATAAAATCAAAAATCAGTTCAGCAATATTGATTTTTGGAGTTCCGAATGGAATCATGTCCATTTCGTCACTTATTTCTTCTGTTTTATGTCCAAATTTATAAATATGAGTTTCAGTTATTTTGAAATCCTCCTCAAAAGGTTCAAGACATCTGTCACAAATCAATTTTAGTCTGGCATTTATTTCAAAATTTAGCCTGACAAGGGTAGTTGTTTTTTCCAGAAAAACCTTCGCTCTGAAACTCCCACCTTCTAATATTTCCTGTTCAAAAATCGAGAAAAAAGAATCATCACCTTCAAAATCATATTCGTAGGTTTTGGTTTCTAAACCATGAATGTTTATGTCAAATACTGAAAATTCCCGATTCACTTTTTTACAGAAAGGCTGCAAATTTAGGTTTTTTTTTTCTGATAGAAAAGTTTTGAACTAATAAAAATCTGTTTTCCAGGTAAATTGATATAATATTTGCCTTTTTCAACACTTTGCTTCTATCTTTAGGTTTCAGAATAAAATTTATGATTGTAATTGATATTGGAAATACCGACACGGTAATTGGTTTTTTTAAGGAAGAAAAATGTATCAATACTTTAAGAGTAAGGTCATTGAAAAATGAGAGTCCGGTTTTTTTCGAATACCGAATTCTGGATTTTATGCTGGAAAACAATCTGGCCAAGGAAGATTTCAAACATGCGGTGATAAGTAGTGTGGTACCTATCCTGACACCTTATTTTGTGAGATTTTGTGAAAAATTCCTTAATCTTAATCCTTTTGTGGTAAATCCTGCTCATTCCGGGTTTCTCAAAATCAATATTGACATGCCTGAGGAGTTGGGTTCTGACCTTTTCGTCAATGCCCTTTCGGCCCTTGAAACTTTTAAAACCGACTGCATAATTGTGGATTTCGGAACAGCTTTGACATTCACCGTTGTGAAATCAGAGGGTATCATTGAAGGAGTTACTATTTTACCCGGTATAAAAACAGCTTTGAAATCACTTTTTTCTGATACCTCTCTATTGCCGGAAGTTAAACTTGAAAAACCTGAATGTGTGATTGGCAAAAACTCAATGCATGCGATAAGAGCCGGTGTGCTTTATGGTTATGAAGGTATGATTGTGAAGCTTTTGGAAAGAATAAAAGCCGAAATTGGAAGGCCGGTAAAAGTATTGGCAACGGGTGGCTTGTCGGCAGTATTGACAGATTTGGCTCCAAACTTTGATAAAATAGACATAGACTTGACCATCAAGGGGCTGTATCTCTATGGTCAGAAGTCTATTTATAAAATTTCTTAAATCTGATATATTCTTCCACTTGCTCCGGCACCAGGTATTTTACATTTTTACCTTCTGAAAGTCGTTTTCTGATATAAGTTGCGGAAATGTCGAGCAGAGGAGCCTCTACAAAGGTCACTTTTGGATGGTTTTTGAAATTGTGCTCCTGAGTATTGGGTCTCGAATACACATACAGGCTATAGTACTCCAGAATTTTCTGATAGTTTTTCCAGTTTTCAAATTGCACCAGATTGTCTTCGCCCATGATGAGCGTAAACTCATGCTGTGGGAATTTTTGAGCCAAAACAGTAAGGGTATCAATCGTATATGAAGGCTTGGGAAGGTTAAATTCTATGTCAGAAACCTTAAATGCCGGGTTGTCAGCAATGGCTTTTTCGACCATGGTGTATCGGTCAAATTCATGCAATAGGGAATTGTTTTTTTTAAATGGATTTTGGGGCGAAACCACAAACCATATTTGTTGCAAATCCGTGGAGGTGGCCATGGTATTGGCGATAATCAGATGCCCGACATGGATAGGATTAAATGAACCAAAAAACAAACCGATTTTCATTTGAAGGGTCTTAAATTTTTTTCAAACATTCAATGGTTTTTCCTCAAAAACCAATTGGTCTGCGGTAAATTGATCATAAAGTTTCTGAGCTTTTACAAATGAAGACTCCAGGTCGTCATTGAGCAAAACCACATCAAACTGATCCTGAAAAGCCATCTCAAATTTAACTTTATATAATCTTTCCGAAAGGCTTTCCGCCGATTCGGTTCCACGACTTACCAGTCTTTTTTCCAGTTCTTCCATCGAAGGCACTTTTACGAATATCGCCAGTGCATCATCACCAAAATATTCCTTAAGTTTTAATCCACCTCTTACATCCACATCAAAAATCACATTCTTACCTGCAGACCATAGCCTTTCTATTTCTTCTTTCAATGTGCCATAGTAGCCTCCGGGGTAAACTTCTTCCCATTCGATAAATTCTTTGTGAAATATTTTTTCTTTAAACTCATCGATACTGAGGAAATAATAATCTTTTCCGTTTTCTTCAGCCCGGCCCCGTCTGTCGCGGGTGCAAGCCGATATCGAAAATCCCAGATTTGAATTGTTTTGCAGAAGGTTTTTGACCAGGGTGGTTTTACCCGATCCGGAGGGTGCACAGAAAATGATGGCTTTGCCTTTGTTCATAAATAGTAAATAAAAAACCACCGAGGTGATGATTCGGTGGTTCAAAACTAATAATTTCTTTTATTTTAACAGAAAAATAAGTCTTTAATAACTTTAATTTTTATCAATAAACCTAAAAGTAGAATTGTTGCTATCCCGATTTTTAGTTTTATGATATCGAGTGTTTGCTGTGGGCAACATTTTTTTTCGACTTTGGTCTGAAGAGAAACTTTTATTGATTTTTCAAGTTCATAACCCTCAATACAAGGTTTACATACTTCAATATTATCTTTAAAATGCTCCAATTCTTCGGGAGTTGCGGAACCGTCCAATACTGCCTGAATCATCTTCATGCATTTATTATGATTCTCACATTGTTCTTTCATTATGGCATTACCTGAGCAAAGAGTCATTCCAATATACTGATTTGAAAATTAACGTAATTCTTTATATCCCATTGATTTAGCATAAGAACGCAATTTCTCCTTCAATAAGTTCCGTGCCCGGTGTAATCTTGATCTAACCGTACCAATCGGTATGTCCAGAATCTTCGCCATCTCTTCATAAGTAAAGCCTTCGATGTCGCAAAGAATGATCACTGTCCTGAAATCTACCGGCAGACCGTTGAGTGCCATGGCCACTTCGTCACCTATTAAGTCTTGTACCGCTTCTATTCTCAGGTCCGAAGTCGATTCGAATTCGGCGTCCTCAGTGCTGTTGTAAACAGTCTCAACTTCCTGATAATCAACCTTTGAAGGTTCTTTGCTTTTTTTGCGGTAGTCGTTGATAAAGCTGTTTTTCAATATCCTGAAAAGCCATGCTTTGGCATTGGTGCCTTCCTGAAATGAATTGATAAACCTGAAGGCTTTCATGTAGGTATCTTGCAGGAGATCGTTGGCATCGTCCTCGTCGTTGGTCAGGCGAAAAGCAAAGTTGTACATGGAATCTATGTGAGGCATAAATTCTTTATCAAAAATCTTGTACTTTTCTGTTTCGGAATACCGTGGCCGGGTTTCTTCGATCAATTCGCCTTCCTCTTCTAACTCCATAGCTTTTACCATTTGTGCAAAATTACCTCATTTTTTTTACAAACTCAAAGTAACATCAATTTAGTGTCTGCTTTTCTAAATTATTTACCAAAGGTTTAATAATGTTGCAAGACAAGGAATATGATATTTGGATATATTATTTTATTACTTTTGCAAAAATCAATGTTTAAAGTGGCAAAAAGAAATGAGATAGGCGAACTGCCGAAATTTTTTGACAGATATATAGTTTTGAGCGATGAAAACGCTGAATTATTGGATAGTTTGGAGCAATATTCACCCGAAAATATTTTCTCTGACCTAAAAACCCTTGAGGCGATTGGTGGAAAAGTATATGCTGCCGGTAAGTGGTCGGTGAAAGATATTTTACAGCATTGTATTGATACTGAGCGGGTAATGGCCTTCAGAGCTTTGGCCTTTTCAAGAGCCGATGAAAACGAACTGCCCGGATTTGATGAAGAAACTTATGCACAGCATACTGTCGCTATCAATAGGTCAATTGAAGATTTGATTCAGGAATTCTCCACCGTCAGAAAATCAACTATTTCTCTTTTTAAAAACATGGACAAGATGATGGTGCTCAGAAAAGGCACAGCAAATCACACACATATTTCACCGCTCGCCTTGGGATTTGTAATAGTGGGACATCCCAGGCATCATTTTAATGTCATCAAAGAGAGGTATTTTGATTTGGCCAAATGAGAGGTTTTTTGGTGGTTTTGATGTTGGTAGCCTCCAACGCCTTCATGACGCTGGCGTGGTATGGGCATCTGAAATTTGCAGAATGGCGTTGGTTCAATAAATTAGGTTTAATTGGAATTGTATTGCTAAGCTGGGGACTGGCACTTTTTGAATATATGCTGCAGGTTCCGGCCAATCGCCTGGGCTATAAGCCAAACGGTGGGCCTTTTAGCCTGATTCAGTTAAAGGTAATTCAGGAAGTAATCACCCTCCTGGTTTTTGTGTTATTCTCTGCTATGTTTTTTAAAAATCAGAGTCTTCATTGGAATCACTTTGTGGCTTTTTTCTTTTTAGTGCTTGCTGTATTTTTTGTTTTTTATGATTTTGGGTAAAAAAAAGTAAATTCTGGTCTCTTTCTAAAATGCAATTATTGCTGTCTTTAATTTTTATACCATGTTTTTAAGGCCAAATAGCAGAATAAGCTTTTTTTTCTTCGGTTTTATGCTGATAATTTTTTCTGCAAATTCTCAGAGTTTGAAGCGGGGTCCTTATATACAGATGATTAGTTCAAATTCGGTAACCATCAGATGGGAAACCAATGAATCGGGATTTGGAAAAGTGAAAATAGGAGAGAGGCAGGGTCAGCCGGATAAAGAAATTGCTGAAATTATTTCATTATCATCACACATTTTTCCTTTTGAAAAATTAAAACCAGACACTAAATATTTTTATAGTTTGGAATTAGACGGAAAGGTTTTGGCAGGCGATTCGTCAAATTATTTTCAAACGGCTCCTTTGCCTGATAGCCGGAGAAAGCTCAGATTTGCGGCTTTTGGTGACTGTGGTACATTGCAGCCCGAGCAAGTTGAAGTGGCCGGGGCGATTCAGACATATTTCAAAGGACAACACATCGACGGGATGCTTTTGTTGGGCGACAATGCCTACAACAGCGGGTTTGAATCAGAATATCAAACCAATTTTTTTCAGATTTATGATAAATTCTTTCTGAAAAATACAGCACTTTGGACCACTCCTGGGAATCATGATTATGGTGACAACCGCACATGGGAGCAAGATCACAACGGGGTTAAGCCGGCTTATTATTATCTTTTTTCTGTACCTACCAAAGGAGAATCGGGTGGTGTGCCTTCGGATAATCAGGCTTACTATTCGTACAACTATGGCAATGTTCACTTTATTTCTCTGGATTCTTACGGACTCAATGGGGGTAAACTGATGGCCGATACCACCAGTCAATTGATAGAATGGTTAAAAAAAGATTTAACTGAAAATAAAAGTCTCTGGACTGTCATATTTTTTCATCATCCTCCTTTTACCAAAGGCTCGCATAATTCTGACACTGAACAGGAGCTCATCAATATCAGGCAGAATTTTGTTAAACTTATTGACCAGTTTGATGTCGATCTCGTTCTTAACGGGCACAGTCACAATTACGAAAGGAGTTTTCCGATATCAGGTTTTTACGGTAATTCCGAGCAATTTGAAAGCGAAAAATTTGCTGTTTCCAATTCTTCAGGAAAATATGATGGCACTGAAAATTCCTGTATCTATGTGAAAGACACAAAAGGTACGGTTTATGTTGTTTCAGGATCTTCAGGATGGGTCGGAGCCCATTCGGTCGGGTACCCGCACAAAGCGATGGTTTATAGCAATTCAGAAAACACAGGTGCAACAATTTTGGAATTTGAAGGTAATAGACTGGATCTGAAGTTTATATCCAACAAAGGAGTGGTTCAGGATAAATTTTCCATGATAAAGAAACCTCGTAAAAAGTCTTTTTTTGAAATAGAATGTGGAGATAAATTGGAAATTATACCTTCCTGGAAAGGAGATTTTAAAATAGAAGGTGTTAAGGCAAGTGGTTTGGTGGTTGATAGTCTGAAAAATGACATTTCATTTGTAGTGAAGGATTTAAAAAACTGTGTTACCGAGGAAATTCAGGTAAAGATAAACCCATTGGCAAAACCACAAGCCATTTCAAATTCACCTGTTTTTCAGGGTCAAACTTTAAGATTATCTGGTAAAGGTGACCCAAAAAGCTCTTTAAGCTGGAGTGGTCCACTTCTTAAACAAACGACAGGTCCGGAGGTTAGTGTTGAAAATGTGCAATACAATCAATCAGGAACTTATATTTTGGAGGCTCAATTCAAGTATTGTTTAGCAAAAGATTCCATAAAAGTTGAAATCCTGCAACCACTGGGACTTTCCGGAGAAATCGAAAATGAAGAATTAAGGTTATTTCCCAATCCCGGTATTGATAAACTTGA
The sequence above is a segment of the Cytophagaceae bacterium genome. Coding sequences within it:
- the accB gene encoding acetyl-CoA carboxylase biotin carboxyl carrier protein, which gives rise to MDTREIQKLIDFISKSDLNEVNIETAELKLQIKRNVESGVRYVTAPVIENSPISYLPEHSAPAVAKEVADAEPAAPAVNSKLVEVKAPMIGTFYRSGGPGKPNFVEVGDEIQAGKVICILEAMKLFNEIESEVSGKIVKILVDDATPVEYDQPLFLVDPS
- a CDS encoding ketoacyl-ACP synthase III, which codes for MGLKAAITGIHGYVPENVLTNADLEKIVETNDEWITSRTGIKERRILKGEGLGTSHMAAEAVKGLLKKTNTDPKDVDLVIVATVTPDYMFPSTANLVCTQVGIPNIMSFDILAACSGFIYALVTGSQFIEAGRYKKVVVVGADKMSSIIDYTDRTTCVLFGDGAGAVLLEPTDGEEGIVDHILHSDGTGENHLIMKGGGSRYPASHETVDGHMHYIHQEGPSVFKFAVTNMADVAAAIMERNNLTGDDVKWLVPHQANKRIIDATANRMGIGEDKVMINIQRYGNTTAATIPLCLHDYESQIQKGDNLILAAFGGGFTWGSVYIKWAI
- the gmk gene encoding guanylate kinase; its protein translation is MNKGKAIIFCAPSGSGKTTLVKNLLQNNSNLGFSISACTRDRRGRAEENGKDYYFLSIDEFKEKIFHKEFIEWEEVYPGGYYGTLKEEIERLWSAGKNVIFDVDVRGGLKLKEYFGDDALAIFVKVPSMEELEKRLVSRGTESAESLSERLYKVKFEMAFQDQFDVVLLNDDLESSFVKAQKLYDQFTADQLVFEEKPLNV
- a CDS encoding nicotinate-nucleotide adenylyltransferase, with amino-acid sequence MKIGLFFGSFNPIHVGHLIIANTMATSTDLQQIWFVVSPQNPFKKNNSLLHEFDRYTMVEKAIADNPAFKVSDIEFNLPKPSYTIDTLTVLAQKFPQHEFTLIMGEDNLVQFENWKNYQKILEYYSLYVYSRPNTQEHNFKNHPKVTFVEAPLLDISATYIRKRLSEGKNVKYLVPEQVEEYIRFKKFYK
- a CDS encoding DMT family protein, which gives rise to MRGFLVVLMLVASNAFMTLAWYGHLKFAEWRWFNKLGLIGIVLLSWGLALFEYMLQVPANRLGYKPNGGPFSLIQLKVIQEVITLLVFVLFSAMFFKNQSLHWNHFVAFFFLVLAVFFVFYDFG
- the rpmF gene encoding 50S ribosomal protein L32, with translation MAHPKRKISKTRRDKRRTHDALTAKSLSVDVTTGEVHLRHHAHVRGGNLYYRGKLVVENYQ
- a CDS encoding DinB family protein, whose amino-acid sequence is MFKVAKRNEIGELPKFFDRYIVLSDENAELLDSLEQYSPENIFSDLKTLEAIGGKVYAAGKWSVKDILQHCIDTERVMAFRALAFSRADENELPGFDEETYAQHTVAINRSIEDLIQEFSTVRKSTISLFKNMDKMMVLRKGTANHTHISPLALGFVIVGHPRHHFNVIKERYFDLAK
- the efp gene encoding elongation factor P; the encoded protein is MATTADFRNGLCLEWNNDLYTIVEFQHVKPGKGGAFVRTKLKNIKSGKVLDNTFTAGEKVITARIEKRPYQFLYQDEMGFNFMDNESFEQISLNEAMVPQADLMKEGTNIDILVHAETETPLSVEMPSYVELRIVYTEPGVRGDTATNATKPAKVETGATIKVPLFIDNDELIKVNTTTYEYDSRVKEK
- a CDS encoding DUF177 domain-containing protein, translated to MNREFSVFDINIHGLETKTYEYDFEGDDSFFSIFEQEILEGGSFRAKVFLEKTTTLVRLNFEINARLKLICDRCLEPFEEDFKITETHIYKFGHKTEEISDEMDMIPFGTPKINIAELIFDFILLQVPIKKLHPRFREEVAGSEDGVMVYQDQDFEQENESKETDPRWAALLNIKDKK
- a CDS encoding sigma-70 family RNA polymerase sigma factor, translated to MELEEEGELIEETRPRYSETEKYKIFDKEFMPHIDSMYNFAFRLTNDEDDANDLLQDTYMKAFRFINSFQEGTNAKAWLFRILKNSFINDYRKKSKEPSKVDYQEVETVYNSTEDAEFESTSDLRIEAVQDLIGDEVAMALNGLPVDFRTVIILCDIEGFTYEEMAKILDIPIGTVRSRLHRARNLLKEKLRSYAKSMGYKELR
- a CDS encoding type III pantothenate kinase, which encodes MIVIDIGNTDTVIGFFKEEKCINTLRVRSLKNESPVFFEYRILDFMLENNLAKEDFKHAVISSVVPILTPYFVRFCEKFLNLNPFVVNPAHSGFLKINIDMPEELGSDLFVNALSALETFKTDCIIVDFGTALTFTVVKSEGIIEGVTILPGIKTALKSLFSDTSLLPEVKLEKPECVIGKNSMHAIRAGVLYGYEGMIVKLLERIKAEIGRPVKVLATGGLSAVLTDLAPNFDKIDIDLTIKGLYLYGQKSIYKIS
- the plsX gene encoding phosphate acyltransferase PlsX; protein product: MKKIAVDAMGGDFAPRAVIEGAVLATHSLPEDYQIVLIGKQDAILEVLHDLDYRKGSIELIFANDVIEMHEHPTRAFSQKPNSSIGVGFKLLKEGQVSAFCSAGNTGAMMVGSLFTLRTIGSLQRPPIAGYFPLKSGGYSIMLDIGANADCKPEVLLQFAELGSLYAKFALGIESPTVGLLNIGAEEEKGSTLAQAAHQLLKSDKKINFIGNVEGRDLFDGKSDVIVTDGFTGNILFKMGESLYEHAASKGIHDDLIDKMNYEVVGGSPIIGVNGNVIVAHGISSPEAIKNMILLAKRQIESGVVEKIKEVFNN
- a CDS encoding metallophosphoesterase, which codes for MISSNSVTIRWETNESGFGKVKIGERQGQPDKEIAEIISLSSHIFPFEKLKPDTKYFYSLELDGKVLAGDSSNYFQTAPLPDSRRKLRFAAFGDCGTLQPEQVEVAGAIQTYFKGQHIDGMLLLGDNAYNSGFESEYQTNFFQIYDKFFLKNTALWTTPGNHDYGDNRTWEQDHNGVKPAYYYLFSVPTKGESGGVPSDNQAYYSYNYGNVHFISLDSYGLNGGKLMADTTSQLIEWLKKDLTENKSLWTVIFFHHPPFTKGSHNSDTEQELINIRQNFVKLIDQFDVDLVLNGHSHNYERSFPISGFYGNSEQFESEKFAVSNSSGKYDGTENSCIYVKDTKGTVYVVSGSSGWVGAHSVGYPHKAMVYSNSENTGATILEFEGNRLDLKFISNKGVVQDKFSMIKKPRKKSFFEIECGDKLEIIPSWKGDFKIEGVKASGLVVDSLKNDISFVVKDLKNCVTEEIQVKINPLAKPQAISNSPVFQGQTLRLSGKGDPKSSLSWSGPLLKQTTGPEVSVENVQYNQSGTYILEAQFKYCLAKDSIKVEILQPLGLSGEIENEELRLFPNPGIDKLEIRTVSEEIKEILLIDFTGKNRKLKFKETENKHYIFNPEIEFLSASNYFLNVIFKSGKSKIVRFSKL